The following coding sequences lie in one Vibrio casei genomic window:
- a CDS encoding AI-2E family transporter, whose product MFEMIIRWYKRRFSDPHAVSLVAILLVGFITIYFFGHLIAPLLVAIVLAYLLEWPVNRLSKLGIPRILNVVVVVALFIGLMLLAFFGLVPTIWKQVASLLNDLPSMYTMFQTYIASLPKRYPDFANVQMMEVVMNNAQSKVLGMGDALLRGSMTSLLSIATLAVYLVLVPLLIFFLLKDKSELISLLSGVLPKNRKLATKVWDEMHTQISNYIRGKVVEIVIVGIATYIVFIVLGLRYPVLLAVAVGLSVLIPYIGAVAVTIPVALVALFQWGLEPQFYWLMIAYGIVQMLDGNVLVPILFSEAVNLHPVAIIVAVLVFGGLWGFWGVFFAIPLATLVKAVWNALPSIDTNVEES is encoded by the coding sequence ATGTTTGAAATGATTATTCGTTGGTATAAGCGTCGCTTCTCCGATCCTCATGCAGTTAGTCTGGTCGCTATATTATTAGTCGGCTTTATTACTATTTATTTTTTTGGCCATTTAATCGCTCCTTTGTTAGTGGCGATTGTATTGGCTTATTTATTGGAATGGCCTGTTAACCGTCTTTCAAAATTAGGTATTCCAAGAATATTGAATGTTGTTGTGGTCGTGGCATTGTTTATTGGTTTAATGCTACTGGCTTTCTTTGGGCTAGTACCGACGATTTGGAAACAGGTCGCTAGTCTCCTTAATGATTTACCTAGCATGTACACTATGTTCCAAACGTATATCGCGAGTTTACCTAAACGTTATCCTGATTTTGCCAATGTACAGATGATGGAAGTCGTTATGAATAATGCTCAGTCCAAAGTATTGGGAATGGGGGATGCTTTATTACGAGGCTCAATGACTTCTTTACTAAGTATTGCGACACTTGCGGTTTACTTGGTTTTAGTTCCGTTATTGATTTTTTTCTTGCTGAAAGATAAATCAGAGTTGATATCGTTATTAAGTGGTGTCCTACCTAAAAACCGTAAACTTGCTACCAAAGTATGGGATGAAATGCATACTCAAATTTCTAACTATATTCGAGGGAAAGTTGTTGAAATAGTGATTGTTGGTATCGCTACTTATATTGTTTTTATTGTTTTAGGGTTGCGTTATCCTGTTTTATTGGCTGTTGCTGTCGGCTTGTCGGTACTGATCCCTTATATTGGCGCCGTAGCGGTAACTATTCCTGTCGCGTTAGTTGCGTTATTCCAATGGGGACTTGAACCTCAGTTTTATTGGTTAATGATTGCTTATGGGATCGTGCAAATGCTGGATGGTAATGTATTGGTTCCCATTTTATTTTCAGAAGCAGTGAATTTACATCCAGTCGCTATTATTGTTGCTGTGTTGGTATTTGGCGGTTTATGGGGGTTCTGGGGCGTCTTTTTTGCCATACCATTGGCGACTTTGGTTAAAGCAGTGTGGAATGCTTTGCCAAGTATTGATACCAATGTCGAAGAGTCTTAA
- a CDS encoding sulfurtransferase TusA family protein — MKATPLDLRSQRCPMALLLAKRQCAQLSNQETLTILSTDKASINDMIRYFNQSPFSVEVLIQSECSTLLVTKKESF; from the coding sequence ATGAAAGCAACCCCTTTAGATTTGAGATCACAACGCTGTCCTATGGCTTTATTATTGGCTAAGAGACAATGCGCGCAATTGTCCAATCAAGAAACGTTGACCATTTTATCTACAGACAAGGCATCGATTAACGATATGATTCGATATTTTAACCAGTCACCATTCTCTGTCGAAGTACTTATCCAATCAGAGTGTAGTACTTTGTTGGTCACTAAAAAGGAATCGTTTTAA
- the bepA gene encoding beta-barrel assembly-enhancing protease encodes MRQFLRTTACICLSTLLCVQPIAYADQNLPDIGTTAAGTLTIAQELEYGDAYMRILRNSSPIISDPVLDEYITSLGHKLVANANDVKTPFHFHLIRDRSVNAFAFFGGYVVANTGLFLHANNESELASVFAHEISHITQRHLARHMEAQARNTPLTIAALVGSLLLAIASPEAGIAAINATTAGSMQASINYTRSNEQEADRFGIATLARAGFDPEGMPNFFGHLADQYRYASTPPPMLLSHPLPKERLTEARNRAEQYPKVSKPTSLDFHLAQARVIARYAGIDSSQSLDWFARHLKKASPMIKPTLEYGQALVYIDTGKPTQAEPILTRLLVNDPYNNFYLDAASDLYINTKQYDKAIALLKKGLQRKPNNSVLTINYANVLMEANRSKEALTILQRFTHDHPDETVGWSLLADANSNLANEAEQLAAQAELLALRADWNKAIKRYTRASQLAKLGSLQQARYDARIDQLRIEQQRFAALK; translated from the coding sequence ATGCGCCAATTTTTACGCACAACCGCATGTATTTGTCTTTCGACATTACTTTGCGTACAACCTATCGCTTACGCAGACCAAAATTTACCGGATATTGGCACAACCGCCGCCGGCACTTTGACTATTGCTCAAGAGTTAGAGTACGGCGATGCGTACATGCGTATATTACGAAACAGCAGCCCAATAATCAGTGATCCAGTTTTGGATGAATACATTACCTCGTTAGGTCACAAACTTGTCGCAAACGCTAATGATGTCAAAACTCCTTTTCATTTTCACTTAATTCGAGATCGTAGTGTCAACGCCTTTGCTTTTTTTGGTGGCTACGTTGTGGCGAATACTGGATTATTTTTACACGCTAACAATGAAAGTGAACTCGCTTCCGTTTTTGCTCACGAAATTTCGCATATCACTCAACGCCACTTAGCAAGACATATGGAAGCTCAAGCTCGTAATACTCCTTTAACTATTGCAGCTTTAGTCGGGTCTTTACTACTTGCAATTGCATCACCTGAAGCGGGTATTGCCGCGATAAACGCCACCACCGCAGGTTCAATGCAAGCTAGCATTAACTATACTCGGTCTAATGAGCAAGAGGCCGACCGCTTTGGTATAGCGACCTTAGCCCGTGCAGGATTCGACCCGGAAGGCATGCCTAATTTCTTTGGCCATCTTGCTGATCAATACCGCTATGCCAGTACTCCCCCTCCCATGTTATTAAGCCATCCATTACCAAAAGAACGTTTGACTGAAGCACGAAATCGCGCAGAACAATATCCAAAAGTAAGTAAACCAACCTCTTTAGATTTTCATCTTGCTCAAGCAAGAGTCATTGCCCGTTATGCTGGAATTGATTCTTCTCAATCACTTGATTGGTTTGCAAGGCACCTAAAAAAAGCCTCACCAATGATAAAGCCAACTTTAGAATACGGACAAGCTCTCGTCTACATTGATACGGGCAAACCAACACAAGCGGAGCCTATTTTAACGAGGCTACTAGTTAATGATCCTTACAATAATTTTTACTTAGATGCCGCATCAGATCTATACATTAATACGAAGCAATACGATAAAGCGATCGCTCTGCTCAAAAAAGGTTTACAACGCAAGCCGAATAATTCTGTCCTCACAATTAACTACGCCAATGTATTGATGGAGGCGAACCGAAGTAAAGAAGCACTGACTATCTTACAGCGTTTTACTCATGATCATCCGGATGAAACCGTCGGTTGGTCATTACTCGCCGATGCGAATAGCAATCTTGCAAATGAAGCTGAACAACTGGCAGCACAAGCAGAATTGCTCGCATTGCGTGCCGATTGGAATAAAGCAATTAAGCGCTACACTCGCGCGAGTCAACTAGCAAAACTAGGTAGCTTGCAACAAGCAAGGTATGATGCTCGAATCGATCAGCTGCGTATTGAGCAACAACGTTTTGCAGCCCTAAAATAA
- the arsC gene encoding arsenate reductase (glutaredoxin) (This arsenate reductase requires both glutathione and glutaredoxin to convert arsenate to arsenite, after which the efflux transporter formed by ArsA and ArsB can extrude the arsenite from the cell, providing resistance.): MSVAIYHNPRCSKSRHTFDLLIDKGIEPEVIKYLDTPPSVASLKKIFQQLGFHHVREMMRTKEDLYKELNLKDENLTDDQLFEAMHTNPKLIERPIVIANGQARLGRPPEQVLEIL, translated from the coding sequence ATGTCTGTCGCTATTTACCACAATCCAAGATGTTCAAAAAGCCGCCACACATTCGATTTACTGATCGACAAAGGCATTGAACCTGAAGTGATAAAATATTTGGACACGCCCCCTAGTGTCGCAAGCCTTAAAAAAATATTTCAACAGCTGGGCTTTCATCATGTGCGCGAGATGATGCGTACCAAAGAAGATCTCTATAAAGAATTGAATTTAAAAGATGAAAATTTAACCGACGATCAATTATTTGAAGCCATGCATACCAACCCTAAATTGATTGAACGCCCAATTGTTATTGCCAATGGTCAAGCTCGCCTAGGTCGTCCACCTGAACAAGTGTTAGAAATTTTATGA
- the wrbA gene encoding NAD(P)H:quinone oxidoreductase → MSYHEQNNINIIVLYHSRHGTTQQLARHIARGVASIPQCQATLRTVPEIDSGRAVTPSDPIIDIQELKACHGLAVGSPVWFGNMSAAMKHFWDQTTSLWVSGNLIDKPACVFTSSSSPHGGQETTLQSMTLPLFHHGMLVMGIPYSEPNLHSSFKGGTPYGASSVSKEGHANLDKQVAELAFSQGQRLARVAVALQLSTLSQP, encoded by the coding sequence ATGAGTTATCACGAGCAAAACAATATCAACATTATTGTTTTATACCACAGCCGACATGGGACAACCCAGCAGCTAGCACGGCACATTGCACGAGGGGTAGCCTCCATCCCTCAATGTCAAGCGACACTAAGAACGGTACCAGAAATAGACTCAGGGCGTGCCGTAACGCCATCGGATCCTATTATTGATATTCAAGAATTGAAAGCATGTCATGGATTGGCTGTTGGAAGCCCAGTTTGGTTTGGTAATATGAGTGCTGCTATGAAGCACTTTTGGGATCAAACCACCAGCTTATGGGTATCAGGTAACTTAATAGATAAGCCAGCTTGTGTGTTTACGTCTTCTTCATCACCACATGGAGGACAAGAAACAACGTTACAATCGATGACCTTGCCTTTATTTCACCACGGTATGCTTGTCATGGGGATCCCCTACTCTGAGCCAAACCTACACAGCAGTTTTAAAGGTGGAACCCCTTATGGTGCAAGCTCCGTGTCAAAAGAAGGCCATGCAAATTTAGATAAGCAGGTGGCTGAACTTGCATTCTCACAAGGCCAACGATTAGCAAGAGTCGCTGTAGCACTCCAGTTATCGACTTTATCTCAACCATAA
- a CDS encoding DUF2069 domain-containing protein has protein sequence MTDIPSLPRTRYLALTSYLMLLTWVVIWHAFISPHQDINFIGVTVAWSIPLLLPLLGILKGKPYTHAWANFILMFYFLHSLTILYIDEGERWLGAVELVLTSLSFVANILYARDKGKQLGLKLTRLSIVEKQEKARFEKKH, from the coding sequence ATGACTGATATACCATCACTTCCACGAACCCGATACCTTGCCTTAACAAGTTATCTTATGTTATTGACTTGGGTTGTTATTTGGCACGCCTTTATTTCACCACATCAAGACATCAATTTTATCGGTGTGACTGTCGCTTGGAGTATCCCTTTACTATTACCATTACTTGGTATTCTAAAAGGGAAGCCTTACACCCATGCATGGGCTAACTTTATCTTAATGTTCTATTTCCTTCATTCTCTCACCATTTTATATATCGATGAAGGCGAACGTTGGCTCGGCGCTGTAGAACTGGTTCTAACATCTCTAAGCTTTGTGGCAAATATTTTATATGCGAGAGATAAAGGCAAACAACTCGGTTTAAAACTTACGCGCCTTTCTATCGTCGAAAAACAAGAAAAAGCGCGATTTGAGAAAAAACATTAA
- a CDS encoding LysR family transcriptional regulator, which yields MSKLNQVDLNLLVALQALLRTRSVTKAAIQLNVTQSAMSRTLQRLRHQFGDPLFVRSRGGLLPTERAQSLATSLDCLLQDAESLLSPAEFEPSKASTQFTFVMSDFFSQVFMPSVYQELFQQAPNMKIRCLNYQPNMMEMLALGEADLGFSSLSGTVSADIYAQKLGQDRLVTIMRKDHPLAQQELTLERYCQASHALITMGGDHLGTIDIALAKLGHKRNVVLRMPHFTAAPHAIAKTDLLLTLPGCLARHMANELDLVIVPPPLEIPAFTYHLVWHARQHNNIAHRWLRQELQQVITQSCLEGSCLE from the coding sequence ATGTCAAAACTTAATCAAGTGGATTTAAATCTATTAGTTGCTTTGCAAGCTTTGCTGCGAACTCGAAGTGTGACTAAAGCTGCGATTCAACTGAATGTTACCCAATCTGCGATGAGTCGAACCTTACAGAGATTACGTCATCAATTTGGCGATCCTTTATTTGTGCGTAGTCGTGGTGGGCTATTACCAACAGAACGAGCACAAAGCCTAGCAACAAGTTTAGATTGTTTATTACAAGATGCTGAATCGTTGTTGAGCCCAGCAGAATTTGAGCCATCAAAAGCCAGCACTCAGTTTACTTTTGTCATGAGTGATTTCTTTTCGCAAGTCTTTATGCCATCGGTATATCAAGAGTTATTTCAGCAAGCGCCAAACATGAAAATCCGTTGCTTAAATTATCAACCGAATATGATGGAAATGCTGGCGTTAGGTGAAGCGGATTTAGGTTTTAGTAGTTTATCGGGTACTGTTTCTGCTGATATTTATGCACAAAAATTAGGTCAAGATAGGCTCGTGACCATAATGAGAAAAGACCACCCGTTAGCGCAACAAGAACTGACGTTAGAGCGTTATTGCCAAGCATCGCATGCACTGATTACAATGGGAGGAGACCATCTCGGTACGATTGATATTGCATTGGCTAAATTGGGCCATAAAAGAAATGTGGTATTGCGTATGCCGCATTTTACTGCCGCCCCTCATGCTATTGCGAAAACAGATTTATTGCTGACCTTACCTGGTTGTTTAGCTCGACATATGGCGAATGAGTTAGATTTGGTGATTGTCCCGCCGCCATTAGAGATCCCAGCGTTCACTTATCATCTTGTCTGGCACGCTAGGCAACATAATAATATTGCCCATCGTTGGTTACGCCAAGAGTTACAACAAGTGATTACTCAAAGTTGCTTAGAAGGAAGCTGCTTGGAGTGA
- a CDS encoding NADP-dependent oxidoreductase has product MSKQSITSRGYALKQRPNGMPTLDCFELQTQSLAPISQGQFVIKNLWLSVDPYMRGRMSDAESYVPPFKLGELMQGSAIGEVIESQHPDFKVGDKVNSMLGWREYAVSNGDMVQKLPETSLPEQSFLGVAGMPGLTAWVGLNIIGEVKEGDTVLVSAASGAVGSLVCQFAKIKGCRVVGSAGSTEKVEWLKSLGVDAVINYKDYNNAAELERALAQHCPNGVDVCYENVGGDHLEAALNLLNRYGRMAVCGMIDLYNLEDAQAGPNNLANIVKKSLKIQGFIVSDHWEHYPNYVAQLSQWAAEGKISWKETTRKGIESMPKAFLGLFKGENIGKMLIQL; this is encoded by the coding sequence ATGTCAAAGCAATCAATAACAAGTCGCGGCTACGCTCTCAAACAACGCCCCAATGGAATGCCAACACTTGACTGTTTTGAGCTACAAACGCAGAGCCTAGCGCCAATCTCTCAAGGTCAGTTTGTCATCAAGAACCTCTGGTTATCGGTTGATCCTTACATGCGAGGTCGCATGAGTGATGCAGAAAGTTACGTGCCTCCATTTAAATTAGGCGAACTAATGCAAGGCTCTGCCATTGGCGAAGTCATCGAATCCCAACACCCAGACTTTAAAGTCGGAGATAAAGTCAACAGCATGCTAGGTTGGCGTGAATATGCGGTTTCTAATGGTGATATGGTGCAAAAGCTACCTGAAACATCATTGCCTGAACAAAGCTTCCTTGGTGTTGCAGGTATGCCTGGTTTAACCGCTTGGGTTGGCTTAAATATTATTGGTGAAGTAAAAGAAGGCGATACCGTTTTAGTCTCTGCGGCGTCTGGTGCAGTAGGCAGCCTAGTGTGTCAATTTGCTAAGATTAAAGGCTGTCGCGTTGTTGGCAGTGCTGGCAGCACAGAAAAAGTTGAGTGGCTAAAGTCATTAGGTGTCGATGCCGTCATCAATTATAAAGATTATAACAATGCTGCAGAACTAGAAAGAGCCCTTGCACAACATTGCCCAAATGGCGTGGATGTTTGTTATGAAAACGTCGGGGGCGATCACCTAGAAGCGGCGTTAAATCTACTCAATCGTTATGGACGCATGGCTGTATGCGGCATGATCGACCTGTACAACCTAGAAGATGCCCAAGCAGGGCCAAACAATCTCGCTAACATTGTAAAGAAAAGCTTAAAAATACAAGGTTTTATCGTCTCAGATCATTGGGAGCACTACCCTAATTATGTGGCTCAACTTAGCCAGTGGGCTGCAGAAGGTAAAATTAGTTGGAAAGAAACGACCCGCAAAGGCATTGAATCTATGCCTAAAGCCTTTCTAGGTTTATTTAAAGGCGAGAATATAGGAAAGATGTTGATCCAACTTTAA